A window of bacterium genomic DNA:
GTTGGGTCGATAGAAGGACTATTGCGCTTAAACCTTCGCGCTCTCTCGATATTGAAACCCAATACGAGGGATTTCTCGACCTCGAAGCACTTTTCCCGACTCTCAAGATGAAAACCGAGCATATCGAAATAGAGTTTGGAACTTACGGCCTCGATATCTCCGAGTTAAAGGCGGATTTTGTTCTCATCGATGAAAATGATCCAACTAGATTTATTTTCGATGGGAAACTACTTTTCAATATGGCTACCGATTCCGTAGAAGTTATTCAATCGATAGGATTATGGGAGGGCAAGAAGCGAGTGGAACTTGCAGTTACACCCGACACAAATGGGGGTTATATTTTCCATTCCGAGTTAATAGAGCGCACAGACGAAGATCGCCGTTTCACACTCGAAATTTCGTCGAAGAAGCTCAAACTTCCGTCGGATTTTGCTAAGGAATATCTTCTTCCATCAAAAGTGAATTTTGTGGTGACTTCGGTTGAAATAGCCGAAGATGAAGCGGAATCCTCCATTGAAATATTCTTTTCCGATAAATTAAATTCCTCCATAGATTATAGAGGTTTCATTAGAACTGAGCCATCAGTGGATGTTAGAGTATCGGTGCGTGGTAAATCTATAGTCGTTAGAGGAGATTTTAAGAGGGGTAGTGCATATGTAATCGAGGTTGTGAAGGGACTTAGAAGCAAATGGGGGGCTAAGGTTGCTTTATCGACCCGAAATAAAGTTGAGTTTCCTTCATTATTGCCTCAGGTCAAATTCGTTTCCAACGGCTTGTATATACCTTCAACAAATAAAAAGAGTATCGATTTAAATTCGGTAAATGTTCGAAGGATGATTGTTTCTATCAAGAAGGTTTATGAAAATAACCTTGGTTTTTTCATACAGGAGAATTATTTCAACGACAATTCGCACCGAAGATGGGGATATAACGATATGTATCGCGTTGGCGAGGTTATCGCGGTGGACACGCTGGAAATTTGTGATATACGCGATAAATGGTTTAAGTCGCGTTTAGACCTTTCGAAGATAGCTTCTAGTGTTGACAAGGGAGCATTTATTATAGAACTTTCCTTTGACGAGGATGATATTCTCGTTTCTATGCCAGAGGATTGGGCTCGTTGGCGGAAGAACAGTTATTTCTGGGATCAGGGACGCATCAGCACTGCAATAATATTTACGGATATTGGCCTAATCGCGAAAAATACGGGCGACAAAATAGCAGTATGGGCGCTAGACCTCGTGACAGCCGAACCTATTATTGGCGCGAATATTACTCTGAAATCTTATGTTAATCAGCCCATTGCAAATAAAGTATCGGATTCTCGTGGATACTGCGAATTTGACACTAACGAAGGTTTTTCCATCGAGGGCGAATTTAAAGGCCAAAGAACAGTCCTTATCTTCAGGGATATGGGCCTCAATACCTCGCTTTTTGATGTTGGCGGTTCAGTTGAATCGACAGATGAGATTAGGGCATTTATATACACCGAACGCGGCGTATATCGCCCTGGGGATACTGTTCATATCTCAGCCATTATTCGCAATGGTCAGGGGACTTTCCCTAAAAATCACCCACTTGAGTTCGAGCTTTATAATCCACGAAATCGCAAGGTGTTTGGGAGGGCATTAAGAAAAGCCGATGATGGCTTTTATTCACTTGATTTTAATACCGAACAGGATGCTCCAACAGGTTTTTGGCGCGCTGAATTTTTGGTGGGAGAGAAAAAATTTACGCGATCTATTCGGATAGAAACCGTTGTGCCTTATAGGATTAAAGCTAAAATACAATCTGAATCCACGCACATAACGGCTATGGATCGAGTTCTTAGGGCTGCTGTTCAAGCTAATTATCTTTTCGGTAATCCTGCGGCCGGGCTGAAAGCTGAGGTTGCGCTTTCTATACGACCATTCGAACTTGAATTCGATAAGTTCGAGGATTTCGTGTTTACCAACGAAATCATGGAATTCGAGCCGGTGAACCTTCGCACACACGATATACGCCTTGCTTCCGATGGCAAGGCTTTGGTTAAATGGGATATCCCCGAGGTCGATGCAGTTCCATCGGCTCTGACGGTCGAGGTCTCAGCGGATGTCTTTGAGAAGGGAGGCCGTGCGGTCCCAGCTTCGCAGAAGATTCCTTTCGAGGTTTATAGCCGTTATATAGGCATCAAATCTCCCGAGGGGAATTTTGTTCGTGTAGGTTCTACCGCGCATTTCGAGGTTGTTTTGGTTGATAATGAAGGAAAAATTCTATCGGGAAATACGCTATCATATAAAATTTATAAAAGCCATAAATATTGGTGGTTCGATTACGAGACTATCGAGGATTACAGACGGCATTATAAGAGTGATGTCGCGACGGAGCAAATTGCTGAAGGCACAGTGATTACGGAGTCCATCCCAGCTAAGATCGAATGGACACCCAATAGCTATGGAACGGTTTTCCTCGAGGTTTCCGATGAGACCGGTGGTCATGTTGCGGGGATTTTTATCAATGCACGCCATTGGGGTCGTGAGCCTTCTGGTGGAGATGCCGATCTTCTTAGTGTGAAGATCGACAGAGAAAAATACAAGCCCGGCGAAACTGCGACTATAATTACACAAACACCAAAAGAAGGCCGCGCTTTGCTTTCCATTGAAGCGGGTAGGAGAATAGTGTTTTCTAAATGGTATGACCTCAATTCAGAAGAGTCTGTATTTGAAATTCCAATAACCAAAGACATGATCCCTACGGCCTATGCTACGATAACTGTTATTCAACCTCACGAAAACACCGAAAACGACGTTCCGATGCGTCTATACGGTGTGATTTCTATACCTGTCGAGTTGGAAGAAACAAGGCTCGATATGGAGATTTCAG
This region includes:
- a CDS encoding alpha-2-macroglobulin family protein; this translates as MNHYIKVVILISLILALISGCEKTGQPSVFSAEAKIITHKTAGFISPTGEIAVRFVEDMVDSSRVGVAMKSPVFEFSPNIDGVTRWVDRRTIALKPSRSLDIETQYEGFLDLEALFPTLKMKTEHIEIEFGTYGLDISELKADFVLIDENDPTRFIFDGKLLFNMATDSVEVIQSIGLWEGKKRVELAVTPDTNGGYIFHSELIERTDEDRRFTLEISSKKLKLPSDFAKEYLLPSKVNFVVTSVEIAEDEAESSIEIFFSDKLNSSIDYRGFIRTEPSVDVRVSVRGKSIVVRGDFKRGSAYVIEVVKGLRSKWGAKVALSTRNKVEFPSLLPQVKFVSNGLYIPSTNKKSIDLNSVNVRRMIVSIKKVYENNLGFFIQENYFNDNSHRRWGYNDMYRVGEVIAVDTLEICDIRDKWFKSRLDLSKIASSVDKGAFIIELSFDEDDILVSMPEDWARWRKNSYFWDQGRISTAIIFTDIGLIAKNTGDKIAVWALDLVTAEPIIGANITLKSYVNQPIANKVSDSRGYCEFDTNEGFSIEGEFKGQRTVLIFRDMGLNTSLFDVGGSVESTDEIRAFIYTERGVYRPGDTVHISAIIRNGQGTFPKNHPLEFELYNPRNRKVFGRALRKADDGFYSLDFNTEQDAPTGFWRAEFLVGEKKFTRSIRIETVVPYRIKAKIQSESTHITAMDRVLRAAVQANYLFGNPAAGLKAEVALSIRPFELEFDKFEDFVFTNEIMEFEPVNLRTHDIRLASDGKALVKWDIPEVDAVPSALTVEVSADVFEKGGRAVPASQKIPFEVYSRYIGIKSPEGNFVRVGSTAHFEVVLVDNEGKILSGNTLSYKIYKSHKYWWFDYETIEDYRRHYKSDVATEQIAEGTVITESIPAKIEWTPNSYGTVFLEVSDETGGHVAGIFINARHWGREPSGGDADLLSVKIDREKYKPGETATIITQTPKEGRALLSIEAGRRIVFSKWYDLNSEESVFEIPITKDMIPTAYATITVIQPHENTENDVPMRLYGVISIPVELEETRLDMEISAPEEIEPGQKFSVSISSKDKSPYQYTIAVVDEGLLDITSFQTPDPWGFFYRRMALLVSTFDVYSHVVGANWGEIFKRFSIGGGIGDYDMQKTLVQTRRFKAVSLFNGVGQSDKNGKAKTEFIMPEYVGAVRIMLVAVKGKRYGSAEKTVLVKAPLMVLPTLPRVLAPGDEIALPVSIFAMEKNLGKTTIELSAAGPVSVVGEKKIVLDMQEITEKDIVFQLKADDSIGVAVIKVSAKSSSYRIADETEIAVRPSNPWVHTSKTKVVSAGQSAKFNIPGDGVTGTNHARLTVNKLADLNLTRRLEWLIAYPYGCIEQTVSSAFPQIYLPKLAKLSKARKKEIDENINAAIERLRKFQLPSGGYGYWPNSGESSAWASCYAGHFMTEAKEHGYFVPEDMFEKWRRFEKDASRGDPENVLTQAYRLYILSKAHMPQLGAMNLLRQNYFDKMDNASRWLLALAYLNNGADKTAKDIIAKTGTDIRTYREMSWTYGSSLRDKAIMLEGLVQFGRESDAFKMYQDIATELASDKWLSTQETAFSLRSAALFMQKYAGKSDPIEGMITLPDEEKIQIDGNNPSFMLEIEEGFGEELAVDITSGKSFVTMSWFGVPLKDTLSFLQNNLSIKVEWLNQDGIPINAASLVQNTIFWEHIRVVNPTNIQLSELALTQMLPSGWEIENIRLSGENYPDWSENYNFIYEDYFDIRDDRASWFFDMRGNSHADFLLKLNTVTVGSFHLPPTQAEVMYDNRYQARIRGRDVTVLK